Part of the Solanum pennellii chromosome 10, SPENNV200 genome is shown below.
aaaaaaggttacaTAAATTAGAATTGgtaaatttgtttaatttatgtatattagTGATATTGTAAAAACAtcacatttatattaaaaatcgaattgtttttaaaaaaaaaataaaactcttgaaaataattgaagttGTATTAGCACTTTTGGCTTCTTAATTATTGCTAAATCTCAATTTTAGTGTCTGGAATATTTAATTAAGCATATTCAACTTTTAATAGATTGAGATATGTAATCTTAATTTCTTTTCTCGTGAATATTCATTTGTCATAATTATCGAGAACTCCTCTACTTAAAAGCTATCAAAACATACATTTCATgtaattgaaaattaaatactTCCTATGTTACTATCTTTTCCCCAGTATTTGCTTTTCACAAATCTTATCAAATTATAAATGTAAGAGTAATTTTATTATAACCATTTTGTGAGACCCGACTTGTAGTCATTTTCTTAAACAATAACcactttttataattaatttaaactatAGTACTACTAAATACTATTAGTTTAGTTATATAATTAGACATTAGCTAATGAATTGTGTCGTTGTGGTAACATCAATTTTTGGAAATGGGCTTGAACTACGAACAAATTGGGCTTCTAAATTTAATAGTTTATTTTGTCTTAACAATAATTTTTGTGACATATAATGTACCCCCAAAAAATGGAAAGATCTAAtcgttaataaattataaactttgATTTTCAGATATTAAGTGATCTTAAGAACAAACCATAAGACACTTGAATCCTATTGGCTATTTTTAGATATAAGTTTTTCTTACTCAATTTGTAAACATGCAAACCACTCCTTAACAAAACTTGATTAATTTATCTATGCTTGTCACTTATTATTTGGTTTGGGAAACTAAGTAAATGAGcgataaaattcaatataattacaAGTTCATGcctaaactcaaaataattccagaaatatctatttttacaaaaataattacaatCTATACCaccctcccccccccctcccccaacTCCGTATTAATTAAGATTGATAATTTTCACTTAAATGATATTAAATCAATATCGTATACTATTTTGATAGATTTTGCTTAATTAATATGTAATCagtatcatatattatattaatataattaagatTTAAGAATGATGATTTCATTTAACTAGATACTAagtcaatatatattttacaattgCAAGCTTCAATGGGTAAGAATATGCATCTACGTGGTGCTTGGCTTCAATTCCTTATGTTTTTCCGCGGCCCGCCTTTTTTACTTGAAGGGCCTTATCATCTTAAATCAAGATGGGCAAAAACATAAATCCAGTCTTGGGTCGGATTGGCCGATGGCCAACCGTCTGCACaaccaaggtcttgaaggacctccacaaaaacttttggcatttttgacgtcgaaattcgaattatccaaaaaaattgtttgctataatccacgaaaatcgtcaaattaggggtatgcgcgctttggggctcgtttgaccttgaaaatggttcGTACTGGACGTGATGGCCAACTGTCTGCATAGCCAatgtattgacggacgtccacaaaaatttttggaatttttgacgtctgaatccggatcatccaaaaagtggtttgctatagcataagAAATTGAATCATACTATTCAAATTTTTCTacgtaaaataaaatgaatagaataataaattaaagaaaaaacttttaaaaaaattgcaactcttaccattttataaaattcaagtccTCAAAAAATCgaacaaaatttgaattaaatgggcaataattttttcttttttattataaggTTTGACATATTCAAGTAATTAATAGCAATAATATATTTCCTTCTATCATTCGTTGAATAACATTATCAAAtacactttctttttttatgaattttattttgaattgttgaTGTTACAGTACTTTGCATAAGGgtaatttgaagaaaaagtaGCAAACACGGTATTAAAAATGATCTTAAGTGACAATTAATTAACGAAAATAATTCAGTTGCTGCTAAATATgtacttttagcggcaattaaaaGCATTTATATGTGCACCTAAAATCTTTGattaatgacacttaactaatgtcaaTAGCacctttaacactctttattaatgtgtctatttattaccgttaaaagttatttttgttataatagaGACGAATTGAAAAAATGgctaagaaatttaattttttgagacATAAATTTCGTTAATATAAACCTAagttatttgtataaaaataaacaGAGACCaaatataataagtttataaGTACTTAAATGACTAACATCGATAAATATatagttaaataaattaaaattgataagtGTATAATTAATGgatcaaatttaataaatatttgaataattgaAAGACTAAATTCAGTAAAAATTTAGTTATGAAATCATTTTAGACATAggatcattttattattttctctaaCAAACATCATTTCTTTTAACACTTGTtagacattatatttattatataatttttttataatatagttatataataatataatattttattttataatatttgatttgatttaattacactattattttaatatttttatttgtctttattcatcatttaataatttattatattatatttgatagtCTATCGAAATCTACACctatttattgattattaaaaTGTGAACCCCAAGATCTCCCTTGGGGGGCTATTcctaaattttctaaaataaagaCGACTCCCGCTTTTggttccaaaaaaatattttttccatcaatttttttcaatcttagttttaaaaaaaacaataattaattttaaaatatttattttttcataaatatctatcattttgactaaatattttgatttttttttttttttataaattttgtattatcAAACTAACTATCGTTTATAAAATGAGATAGTTGGAATATAAAACGTGCTTCAAAAGTGTAGCCATCCCAATTATTTACAGTTGAAAATATCTTCTATACTTATTCTTATATATAAACCACAGTTTTAGCTTAAAGCAAAATTAGCTAGCAGACACCATGTTCTCTTCAGATGAAAATCTCTTCAACTTTATAGTTTTCTTCATTCTTGTTATGGCATTTCCCACCTTCATCTTATGTCAATTTTTCACTTCTCCTTACGGCAAACACTACACTTCAGCTGATTCAGGTACCACTATTTCTCCACCAATTGCGTGGGCTTTCATGGAAAGCCCTACGCTTTGGCTCACAATTATCGTATTTCGATTGGGGAAAAATTACACAAATCCATTAGCTTTTCTCCTAATTTCACCTTACCTCTTTCACTACACAAATCGAACAATCATTTACCCTCTTCGCCTCCGTAGCAGAAACACAAAGAACAATTTCCCGCTGAATATTGCAGTTACggcttttattttcaatttactGAATGCTTACATACAGAGCAGATGGGTTTCTCATTATGCTAACTACCAAGAAGACGATTGGTTTTGGGTTAGGTTTGGTATTGGGCTGGGTATATTCGGGTCAGGTATGATGGTGAATATTTGGGCCGATGGGGTTTTGTTGGGCCTGAAGAGTCAAGGAGGTGGATACAAGATACCGAGAGGTGGGCTTTTTGATTATGTGAGCAGCCCAAATTATTTGGGAGAGATAATGGAATGGTTGGGCTGGGCTTTGATGACCTGGTCTTGGGCCGGGCTTGCATTTTTTGTCTACACCTGTGCTAATTTGGTTCCTCGAGCTGTTTCCAATCATAAATGGTACCTGCAGAAATTTGGAGAAGATTATCCTAAGAATAGAAAAGCTGTTTTCCCCTTTTTGTATTGAAATTGTTGTATCGTATTGTTGATTTAAATGCAATGTTCATTTTAgttgttatttaaatttaattgtattgTATGGCTAGAGCCATTGTTACGGTGTGCATCcatgttttattatttatcctatttctttaaataataattttactcGTACTCTACTCtacttttctaataaatttttccttctaattattttaaagtgtgACAACATGTAATATCAAAACAACAATGTAATCtatccaaatattatatatatcaagACAATATATCATGAGACAATCATAAAAACAAAGGGTCTTCATTTGATAGTGCAGGTTGGATATCTTTGTTTAATAATTAAGCTTTTTTAATATTGATCTTTACATATAGTAATTCACTTAATTGAAGTTGTTGATCGATTTTATCagttaaaatatttaagtttattAATACCTTCACAagtaaatttgtattttaagaTTACTACATTCATCCTAATTAAACAAAAGTGCCTAATTTGGATATAATAGAAAGCATTATATAACTCTAAAGCAAATTACTGAAATAAACCATGGATGTTtcatcaatcaaataaaaaacaagtgTTTCAAAATGTCCTTAATTGAAGTTGTTGATCGATTTTATCAGTTAAATACTTAAATTTATTAGTACCTGCACAAGTGAATTTGTATTTTAAGACTCTTgcattcatcctaacaaaacaGAAATGCTTAATTTGGATGTAATAGAAATCATTACATAGCTCCAAAGCAACTGATCCATAGATCTTTCATCAATCATATACAAAACAAGTGTTTCATAATTTCTAAGACTAACTTTATATTCGTAAGGTAAAACCTTTCGAgcttattatattttatacatcgTTCTAAGCGATTCCTAAAATTATTGCAAAATTTAGGGAAAATGTCTAAATACCTTCTTACAATTCGAACTCTTACGAGGGGTGAAACGATAATTTGAAAAAGTAGAGGGTCAAAATGACACTTGGGTTTGCCAATCTGGTACCCTGATTAGGGTTTTAGATATAAGAACCCCATTTTCCCCAATAACAGTGGCTGCTTATACCTCTGTTCTACCCCTAATACAACCAAAGTTGCAGAATCAAATTGAGGAATCAAGATGGATAAGAGTATGATCGGAGACTTGGATTCACTTCCTGAAGCAGATAAGATCAGAATGGCAGCCATGATTGAGCAGCTCCAAGTTCGTGACAGGTTTATTCCAtctcttcaatttttatttttatttgcttaTTACCAGTTTGATTAAGAAATATACCCGAAAATTCTTCCCTGTGTGGGTTGCAGGGTTGAAACAATTTTGATTGTGGCCATGTCTCTATTCCCGCTTTGAAAGTATACCGCTTTTTGTTTTTTGCATATAACAATGGATTTTGTAAACAGAATGTTAATATCATGCAATTAGCTCTTCACTAAAAAGCTTCTTTGAACATTTCATATCGGGATCTATATGGAATTAAGGATCCTAAACCATTGATTTATTGCTTGCTCTACCATAATTGAGTTTCCACAACCGGCTATATGCAATTAGCTCATGCTTATGTTTTCTTAGCAgtgaaaaactttattttttgatttgtagTAAACTTAGAGTTTAGACTAACATGAAGAACTATTAATCTCTGGAGTGGTGAACTCTTTCTTATTTTCCAAATCTGATAATATATTCTGTTCCCTTAGTATTCAATTTGAGTCAATATGTTAATGTGAATTAGGTGGTTTATTCAGCATGTTATTAGCTGTGATAATACTATTATGTCCCACACAAGTAATGCAGTGCTAGTCTTATACTCTTAATTGTTATCAAGTCGTATACTACTCCAAAGTCATATCAAGTGGTGGAGGGTAGGAAAGAGCAATATATTGAGAATGTAATTGGAAATTGATGATAACACTGGGGCTTCATGAGCATTAACTTTTTAGATTGTTGTAATAGTGATAAATGAGTTCTAATACACTTAGTGTTCCCCACTCAGATTTTGACAAGGGTGGACCTTTAAGGTAACACTCAACCAAAAGAAAGCAGGCTTGTACCCTTAAGGTAACACTCAACCAAATGAAAGCAGGCTTGTAGCATTGCTTTGATATTCCCTTTCTATTCTTAATTAAACCACTCAACCAATTAatgcattaattaattaatccttAATTTGCAAATACGGAAAGAAACAAATTTTCTGGTATTTTTTTGATAGCAGATGCAATTTATGTAAAAATTGAGAGAATGATTATAAATAAGTGAAAAATAGAACTTTAGGAGAAACTATAATAGAggaaaattaggtgttcacactTGGAAAGAATCCATTGAGGAATGTGTTGCATTCATTCTTAATTTCCAAAGCTGATATTATATTCCCTTTCCctcaatatttaaataaaaatagaaagtaTGTGGTAATTTGTTCCAATGTTGATTTTAGCAAGCTTGAGTCCATATGTTAATGTGAATTAGGCGATTCAGTCAGCATGTTGTAAGTTGGGATTATACTCGTATGGTCAGTGTTAGTTATAGTATTCAAAAAGTTGTGAATCTAGTCATTCTTAAGGTCATAGGAAGGGTGTAGGAGAGGAAAGAGTaatatattgagaaaaaaagtttgaaattgatgataacACGTGGCTTCACAAGCattaagttttcttgatttctcaTTTTAGTGATGTTTATGAATAAGAGATTACTGATTAACAAGGGTGTTTGTAATGGcagtaaaaaagaaatttccTCGGTAAAATATGTTCCAAGtagaaatttgaaaagaattGAAACGGGATTGAATTTTATTACTCTCTGTTGCAGTTAGTACTTTGTCTGTTGTGTTACAACTCTAAAAGCCTGGTCTATTTTGTCTTTAACTACTGCAGCTTGAGAATGTATAATTCTCTGGTGGAAAGATGTTTCACAGACTGTGTAGACAGTTTCAAACGCAAAACTTTAGACAAACAAGAGGAGACCTGTGTCCGACGATGTGCTGAGAAGTTCTTGAAGCATTCTATGCGTGTAGGACTGAGATTTGCAGAGCTTAACCAAGGTGCACCAACACCAGACTAAGACGCATCTGTTATGTGCCTGCAATTCAATTTCtcattattgtttattgtgGGTTAATCAACAAGGACAAGTAGTGGAAGTTCCTTATTTTGGAAAGTCAACAGCTCTCCTGGTAAAATGTACTTCTACAGTTAAATTATTAGAAACTTGAATAGTAGAACTGGATCCTGTAACTGATTACAGGCCACTTGCTGT
Proteins encoded:
- the LOC107032190 gene encoding steroid 5-alpha-reductase DET2, with the protein product MFSSDENLFNFIVFFILVMAFPTFILCQFFTSPYGKHYTSADSGTTISPPIAWAFMESPTLWLTIIVFRLGKNYTNPLAFLLISPYLFHYTNRTIIYPLRLRSRNTKNNFPLNIAVTAFIFNLLNAYIQSRWVSHYANYQEDDWFWVRFGIGLGIFGSGMMVNIWADGVLLGLKSQGGGYKIPRGGLFDYVSSPNYLGEIMEWLGWALMTWSWAGLAFFVYTCANLVPRAVSNHKWYLQKFGEDYPKNRKAVFPFLY
- the LOC107032164 gene encoding mitochondrial import inner membrane translocase subunit Tim9, with protein sequence MDKSMIGDLDSLPEADKIRMAAMIEQLQVRDSLRMYNSLVERCFTDCVDSFKRKTLDKQEETCVRRCAEKFLKHSMRVGLRFAELNQGAPTPD